A part of Microbacterium terregens genomic DNA contains:
- a CDS encoding DNA polymerase domain-containing protein: protein MGRRPRGPVLPRVSTHTGSEARRRRRPGAGPRDSRRRAEAEGPIGSGYGHGENSSDGAGTGRRSRGGALEPEPGALAAAGHHQARTRRVRDRRGGTLPVRERRPAGLAGALPGVDRWRVLLLEESPKGAPDFVTSVMVTYNSGRRHPQLVLTEAAAIVWAVQMNTIVFHPWASLAGDTDDPVELRIDLDPQPGTDFSDAVPAAHALREVLREAGLDAWVKTSGNRGIHVFCPIEPTHEFLDVRHAVIAAARELERRMPEKVTTSWWKEERGERIFVDFNQANRDRTMAGAYSPRALPTATVATPVTWDELDEVDPAAFTIRSVPERLATVGDPWAGLLERPGRIDTLLEWWQRDLDSGLGELAFPPDFPKMPGEPPRVQPSRAKKPDA, encoded by the coding sequence GTGGGCCGGAGGCCTCGTGGCCCTGTTCTGCCCCGAGTTTCGACGCACACCGGCAGTGAGGCCCGCCGGCGGAGAAGACCGGGCGCCGGACCGAGGGACTCCAGGCGTCGCGCGGAGGCAGAGGGGCCCATAGGGTCGGGGTATGGCCACGGAGAGAACAGTTCTGACGGTGCCGGGACCGGACGGCGATCGCGAGGTGGGGCTCTCGAGCCCGAACCGGGTGCTCTGGCCGCAGCTGGGCATCACCAAGCACGAACTCGCCGAGTACGTGATCGCCGTGGCGGGACCCTTCCTGTCCGCGAACGGCGACCGGCCGGTCTCGCTGGAGCGCTACCCGGAGTCGATCGATGGCGAGTCCTTCTTCTCGAAGAATCCCCGAAGGGCGCCCCGGATTTCGTGACGTCGGTCATGGTGACCTACAACAGCGGGCGGCGGCATCCGCAGCTCGTGCTCACCGAGGCCGCCGCGATCGTGTGGGCCGTCCAGATGAACACCATCGTGTTCCACCCCTGGGCATCGCTGGCCGGCGATACCGACGATCCGGTCGAACTGCGCATCGATCTGGACCCGCAGCCCGGGACGGATTTCTCGGATGCCGTGCCGGCCGCGCACGCGCTGCGCGAAGTCCTGCGTGAGGCCGGGTTGGACGCGTGGGTGAAGACCAGCGGCAACCGCGGCATCCACGTGTTCTGCCCGATCGAGCCGACGCACGAGTTCCTCGACGTGCGCCACGCGGTGATCGCCGCGGCCCGCGAACTCGAGCGTCGCATGCCCGAGAAGGTCACCACGAGCTGGTGGAAGGAGGAGCGCGGAGAGCGGATCTTCGTCGACTTCAACCAGGCCAACCGAGACCGCACGATGGCCGGGGCCTACAGCCCGCGCGCGCTGCCCACCGCCACCGTGGCGACGCCGGTGACGTGGGACGAACTGGACGAGGTGGACCCCGCCGCTTTCACGATCCGCAGCGTGCCGGAGCGGCTGGCGACGGTCGGCGACCCGTGGGCCGGACTGCTGGAACGACCGGGCCGCATCGACACGCTCCTGGAGTGGTGGCAGCGCGACCTGGACTCGGGCCTGGGCGAACTGGCGTTCCCGCCGGACTTTCCGAAGATGCCCGGCGAGCCCCCGCGCGTGCAGCCGAGCCGGGCGAAGAAGCCGGACGCCTGA
- a CDS encoding ATP-dependent DNA ligase, whose protein sequence is MPYEIPAPMLAKSVPDVPDQDAVPGGLSYEPKWDGFRGLVSWDGETVEIGSRGAKPLTRYFPELVEAFARLLPEPCLIDGEVVVPKGEPGAQRLDWESLTQRIHPAASRVKMLAETSPAMFIAFDLLARGDRDLQSAPFATRRAELVELLAGLPHPIHVTRTTTDAATARRWLSQFEGAGLDGVVAKPLAQPYAPNKRTMFKIKHARMADVVALGYRIHKSGEGVGSLLVGLYTDEGQLHNVGAVSAWSNARRLELIDELAPLVETDAAGEALTGEGEKSRFSAAGRDSSFVRLRPERVLEVRYDQLEGWRFRHTVQFDRWRPDRDPRSCTFEQLESVSAYDVGAVLE, encoded by the coding sequence ATGCCGTACGAGATTCCCGCGCCGATGCTCGCCAAATCCGTCCCGGACGTTCCGGATCAGGACGCGGTCCCGGGCGGCCTGAGCTACGAGCCGAAGTGGGACGGCTTCCGCGGGCTGGTCTCGTGGGACGGCGAGACCGTCGAGATCGGCTCCCGCGGCGCGAAGCCGCTGACCCGGTACTTTCCCGAGCTGGTCGAGGCGTTCGCACGCCTGCTGCCCGAGCCCTGCCTGATCGACGGCGAAGTCGTCGTGCCCAAGGGCGAGCCCGGCGCCCAGCGGCTGGACTGGGAATCGCTGACCCAGCGCATCCACCCCGCGGCCTCCCGCGTGAAGATGCTCGCCGAGACCAGCCCGGCGATGTTCATCGCGTTCGATCTGCTGGCGCGCGGCGACCGCGACCTGCAGTCGGCGCCGTTCGCGACCCGCCGCGCCGAGCTGGTCGAGCTGCTCGCGGGGCTGCCGCACCCGATCCACGTGACGCGAACGACGACGGATGCCGCGACCGCCCGTCGCTGGCTCAGCCAGTTCGAGGGCGCCGGGCTCGACGGCGTGGTCGCGAAGCCGCTCGCCCAGCCGTACGCGCCGAACAAGCGCACGATGTTCAAGATCAAGCACGCCCGTATGGCGGACGTCGTGGCGCTGGGGTACCGCATCCACAAGTCCGGCGAGGGCGTCGGATCGCTGCTGGTCGGCCTGTACACGGATGAGGGCCAGTTGCACAACGTCGGCGCGGTCTCTGCGTGGAGCAATGCACGACGACTCGAGTTGATCGACGAGCTCGCCCCTCTCGTGGAGACGGATGCCGCGGGCGAGGCTCTCACCGGTGAGGGCGAGAAATCGCGCTTCTCGGCGGCGGGGCGGGATTCGTCGTTCGTTCGACTGCGTCCGGAGCGGGTGCTCGAGGTGCGTTACGACCAGCTCGAGGGCTGGCGCTTCCGGCACACCGTCCAGTTCGACCGGTGGCGTCCGGACCGCGACCCGCGCTCGTGCACGTTCGAGCAGCTGGAGTCGGTGTCGGCGTACGACGTGGGTGCCGTCCTGGAGTGA
- a CDS encoding AI-2E family transporter, with translation MGLFRNEPQTIRFDSRDVELRATRAPWSLWADGFGKLGIRAIQIIVVVAVAAGIVLVIGQLTLVTIPLVIALILACAFNPVMRWMRQRGIPSVLATLLTLLTIVVLLTGIGWLIVWAVRDQWDELYAQAEEGIQSVIAWAQALPFFDSAATEFDGWVESVTDFLTSAQFGSGALAGVGAVANFVTGLVLLVTILFFFLKDGPQMWEFLLRPFRGESYLRARRIGDKTVGVLGSYVRGTATVAAVDAIGILIGLLILQVPLAIPLAVLVFLLAFIPIVGATVAGILAALVALVANGWVNALFVLGVVVLVNQLEGNFLQPVLMGRSMKLHAFVILVALTVGTVLGGIVGAVLAVPIAAAVWGVIQVWDGPDLPARWARPKHPIEA, from the coding sequence ATGGGACTGTTCCGGAACGAGCCGCAGACGATCCGCTTCGACTCGCGGGATGTCGAACTCAGGGCGACCAGAGCGCCGTGGAGTCTGTGGGCCGACGGGTTCGGCAAGCTCGGCATTCGCGCGATCCAGATCATCGTCGTGGTCGCGGTTGCCGCCGGCATCGTTCTCGTGATCGGTCAGCTGACGCTGGTGACGATCCCGCTGGTGATCGCGCTCATCCTGGCCTGCGCGTTCAACCCCGTGATGCGCTGGATGCGACAGCGCGGCATCCCGTCCGTTCTGGCCACCCTGCTCACGCTGCTGACGATCGTGGTCCTGCTCACCGGCATCGGGTGGCTCATCGTCTGGGCGGTGCGCGACCAGTGGGATGAGCTGTACGCGCAGGCCGAGGAGGGGATCCAGTCCGTGATCGCCTGGGCGCAGGCGCTGCCGTTCTTCGACTCCGCCGCGACCGAGTTCGACGGCTGGGTGGAGTCGGTCACCGATTTCCTCACCAGTGCGCAATTCGGCTCGGGTGCGCTGGCCGGTGTCGGGGCGGTGGCGAACTTCGTGACCGGACTCGTCCTGCTGGTGACGATCCTGTTCTTCTTCCTCAAGGACGGCCCGCAGATGTGGGAATTCCTGCTGCGTCCGTTCCGCGGTGAGAGCTACCTGCGTGCGCGCCGGATCGGCGACAAGACCGTCGGCGTCCTGGGCTCCTACGTGCGCGGAACCGCGACGGTCGCCGCCGTGGATGCCATCGGCATCCTGATCGGCCTTCTCATCCTGCAGGTGCCGCTGGCCATCCCGCTCGCGGTCCTGGTCTTCCTCCTCGCGTTCATCCCGATCGTCGGCGCGACCGTGGCCGGCATCCTCGCCGCGCTCGTGGCGCTCGTGGCGAACGGCTGGGTCAATGCCCTGTTCGTCCTCGGCGTCGTGGTGCTCGTCAACCAACTCGAAGGCAACTTCCTGCAGCCGGTGCTGATGGGCCGGTCGATGAAGCTGCACGCGTTCGTCATCCTGGTCGCGTTGACGGTGGGCACGGTGCTCGGCGGGATCGTGGGCGCGGTCCTGGCCGTACCGATCGCCGCGGCGGTGTGGGGCGTGATCCAGGTCTGGGACGGCCCCGACCTTCCCGCGCGCTGGGCGCGACCGAAGCATCCGATCGAGGCGTAG
- a CDS encoding helix-turn-helix domain-containing protein: MIESAPAPADSAQPPASPPSRTAVVAAALELFERQGFEATSVEQIARAAEVSRSTFFRQFGGKEDVVFADHEVLLDELREWLGNGHDDPWRAVCEASERVFRHFAAEPDVARRRYTVVRQVPALREREIVTVFRYERLFDDYLRGAIPGLDPLDAVGFAALVTAVHNHVLRRLLRGGRVRIGVLRAALDDVRRRYGVYPDTAGDADDDLVVAVFPRRMPPAEVVRRLRGHLDPPR, encoded by the coding sequence ATGATCGAGTCCGCGCCCGCGCCGGCCGATTCTGCGCAGCCGCCCGCCTCGCCGCCGTCACGGACGGCGGTCGTGGCCGCGGCGCTGGAGCTGTTCGAACGTCAGGGCTTCGAGGCGACCTCAGTCGAGCAGATCGCCCGAGCCGCAGAGGTTTCCCGCAGCACCTTCTTCCGGCAGTTCGGCGGCAAGGAGGACGTGGTCTTCGCCGATCACGAGGTGCTCCTCGACGAACTGCGGGAGTGGCTCGGGAACGGTCATGACGACCCGTGGCGTGCTGTCTGCGAGGCCTCCGAGCGGGTCTTCCGCCACTTCGCGGCCGAGCCCGACGTGGCGCGCCGTCGCTACACCGTGGTGCGGCAGGTGCCCGCGCTCCGCGAGCGCGAGATCGTCACCGTCTTCCGCTACGAGCGCCTGTTCGACGATTACCTCCGCGGCGCGATACCCGGTCTGGACCCGCTCGATGCGGTCGGCTTCGCCGCGCTCGTGACCGCCGTGCACAACCATGTACTGCGCCGGCTGCTGCGCGGCGGGCGGGTGCGGATCGGCGTGCTGCGCGCGGCGCTCGATGACGTGCGGCGCCGTTACGGGGTCTATCCCGACACGGCCGGCGATGCGGACGACGACCTCGTCGTGGCGGTGTTCCCTCGACGGATGCCGCCCGCCGAAGTCGTCCGCCGCCTTCGCGGTCACCTCGACCCGCCGCGCTGA
- a CDS encoding FAD-dependent oxidoreductase yields the protein MTSLWRADGAVVAGTPFEIGQQHDVIVVGAGITGLATALMLARKGRDVAVLEAGEVGNLATGANTGKLSLLQGKVLSTMRRHHPAALVRAYVDANREGAEWLTAFADAAGVSYTRRTAYSYAQSGDGTDCVAAELAAAHEAGLDVRRVLPDGDGPFPVVDAVALEDQVAIDPQAVALALAREFVAAGGTLHTGTRVMHVHVLPRAVVETTAGFATAGQVVLATGAPIMERGFYFAKTRGLRSYCVGFDVDGEVPDGLYLSVDGPTRSIRSVTAGDGPGDRARLVVGGNGHPVGRVESERAQVADLIDWTRRHFPGAQPRMSWSAQDYESHDLMPFVGAMPRGLGRVRFATGFGKWGLSNGPAAALRLTAEITRVPRRDRPEWMTTIAHRMTVPADLGRGGVENLRVGWEAAAGWVGAQRTPVPVAKPEEGQGIVANRGGHPVAISTVDGVSRAVSAVCTHLGGVLTWNDQECTWDCPLHASRFAPDGRRIEGPATRDLTRLDRSGPSVTR from the coding sequence ATGACGTCCCTGTGGAGAGCCGACGGCGCCGTCGTCGCCGGAACGCCGTTCGAGATCGGCCAACAGCACGATGTGATCGTGGTGGGTGCCGGGATCACCGGTCTTGCCACCGCTCTGATGCTCGCGCGAAAGGGCAGGGATGTCGCGGTGCTGGAGGCGGGAGAGGTCGGCAACCTCGCCACCGGGGCCAACACCGGAAAGCTCTCGCTGCTGCAGGGGAAGGTGCTCTCCACGATGCGGCGTCATCACCCTGCGGCGCTCGTCCGCGCCTACGTGGACGCCAACCGCGAGGGCGCGGAGTGGCTCACCGCCTTCGCCGATGCGGCGGGTGTGTCCTACACGAGGCGCACGGCGTACTCGTACGCGCAGTCCGGCGACGGCACGGACTGTGTTGCGGCCGAGCTCGCCGCAGCGCACGAGGCAGGTCTGGACGTGCGACGCGTCCTGCCGGATGGGGACGGCCCGTTCCCGGTCGTCGACGCGGTCGCGCTGGAGGATCAGGTCGCGATCGACCCTCAGGCCGTGGCGCTCGCGCTCGCCCGGGAGTTCGTGGCCGCCGGAGGAACCCTCCACACCGGAACCCGTGTGATGCACGTTCACGTCCTGCCCCGAGCCGTCGTGGAGACGACCGCGGGGTTCGCCACGGCCGGTCAGGTCGTGCTGGCCACGGGCGCACCGATCATGGAGCGGGGTTTCTACTTCGCCAAGACACGGGGACTGCGCTCTTACTGCGTCGGCTTCGATGTGGACGGCGAGGTGCCGGACGGGCTCTACCTGTCGGTGGACGGCCCGACGCGTTCCATCCGCTCGGTTACCGCGGGGGACGGTCCCGGCGATCGGGCCCGGCTGGTCGTCGGCGGCAACGGACACCCGGTCGGCAGAGTCGAGTCCGAGCGGGCACAGGTGGCGGACCTGATCGACTGGACGCGCCGGCACTTCCCCGGTGCACAGCCGCGAATGTCGTGGTCCGCGCAGGACTACGAGTCGCACGACCTCATGCCCTTCGTCGGAGCGATGCCCCGCGGATTGGGGCGAGTGCGGTTCGCCACCGGATTCGGCAAGTGGGGTCTGTCCAACGGTCCGGCCGCGGCGCTTCGGCTCACCGCCGAGATCACGCGCGTGCCGCGGCGCGACCGGCCGGAGTGGATGACGACGATCGCCCACCGCATGACCGTGCCCGCCGATCTCGGCCGTGGAGGGGTCGAGAACCTGCGCGTCGGGTGGGAGGCCGCGGCGGGCTGGGTCGGTGCGCAGCGGACGCCTGTTCCCGTGGCGAAGCCGGAGGAGGGGCAGGGAATCGTCGCGAACCGCGGGGGACACCCGGTGGCCATCTCCACCGTCGACGGCGTGAGCCGCGCCGTCAGCGCGGTGTGCACCCACCTCGGTGGCGTGCTGACCTGGAACGACCAGGAGTGCACGTGGGACTGCCCGCTGCACGCGTCGCGCTTCGCCCCGGACGGACGACGCATCGAGGGACCGGCGACCAGGGACCTCACGCGGCTGGACCGGTCGGGACCTTCCGTCACGCGGTAG
- the sucC gene encoding ADP-forming succinate--CoA ligase subunit beta: MDLYEYQARDLFEKYDVPVLAGIVADTPEQAKAAAEKIGGLVVVKAQVKTGGRGKAGGVKVAKTPDEAFEAAKAILGLDIKGHVVKRVMVAAGARIDKEYYFSVLLDRANRAYLSLASVEGGMEIEELAVERPEALARVAVDPLTGIDKQKAVEIAETAGFAPELVDKVSDVFVKLYSVYKGEDATLVEVNPLVLTEEGDIVALDGKVTLDENADFRHAGHALLEDKDAADPLEAKAKENDLNYVKLDGQVGVIGNGAGLVMSTLDVVAYAGENHGGVKPANFLDIGGGASAEVMAAGLDVILGDPQVKSVFVNVFGGITSCDAVAKGIVGALAELGATATKPLVVRLDGNKVEEGRAILRDANHPLVTLADTMDEGADKAAELANA, translated from the coding sequence GTGGATCTGTACGAGTACCAGGCACGTGACCTATTCGAGAAGTACGACGTGCCGGTGCTCGCCGGCATCGTCGCAGACACACCCGAGCAGGCGAAGGCTGCGGCCGAGAAGATCGGCGGACTCGTCGTCGTCAAGGCCCAGGTCAAGACCGGCGGCCGCGGCAAAGCCGGTGGCGTGAAGGTCGCCAAGACCCCCGACGAGGCGTTTGAAGCCGCGAAGGCGATCCTCGGACTGGACATCAAGGGCCACGTGGTCAAGCGCGTCATGGTCGCGGCCGGTGCCCGGATCGACAAGGAGTACTACTTCTCGGTGTTGCTGGACCGCGCCAACCGCGCGTACCTGTCGCTGGCCAGCGTCGAGGGCGGCATGGAGATCGAAGAGCTCGCCGTCGAGCGCCCCGAAGCGCTCGCCCGCGTCGCGGTCGACCCGCTGACCGGCATCGACAAGCAGAAGGCCGTCGAGATCGCCGAGACGGCCGGTTTCGCTCCGGAGCTGGTCGACAAGGTCAGCGACGTGTTCGTCAAGCTGTACTCGGTCTACAAGGGTGAGGACGCCACGCTGGTGGAGGTCAACCCGCTCGTGCTGACCGAGGAGGGCGACATCGTCGCACTCGACGGCAAGGTCACCCTCGATGAGAACGCCGACTTCCGTCACGCCGGGCACGCGCTGCTCGAAGACAAGGATGCCGCCGACCCCCTCGAGGCGAAGGCCAAGGAGAACGACCTCAACTACGTCAAGCTGGACGGCCAGGTCGGCGTGATCGGCAACGGCGCAGGTCTGGTGATGTCGACGCTGGATGTCGTCGCCTACGCAGGCGAGAACCACGGCGGCGTGAAGCCCGCGAACTTCCTCGACATCGGCGGCGGCGCCTCGGCCGAGGTCATGGCCGCGGGCCTTGATGTCATCCTCGGCGACCCGCAGGTCAAGAGCGTCTTCGTCAACGTCTTCGGCGGTATCACCTCTTGCGACGCCGTCGCGAAGGGCATCGTCGGCGCGCTCGCCGAGCTGGGCGCGACGGCCACCAAGCCGCTGGTCGTGCGCCTGGACGGCAACAAGGTGGAGGAGGGCCGCGCGATCCTGCGCGACGCCAACCACCCGCTCGTGACCCTGGCCGACACCATGGACGAAGGCGCCGACAAGGCCGCCGAGCTGGCCAACGCCTGA
- the sucD gene encoding succinate--CoA ligase subunit alpha, with amino-acid sequence MSIFLNKDSKVIVQGITGGEGTKHTALMLKAGTQVLGGVNARKAGTTVLHHDADGNPVELPVFASVAEAIEKTGADVSIAFVPPAFTKDAMVEAIDAEIPLLVVITEGVPVGDTAEAWAYAQSKGNTTRIIGPNCPGIITPGESLVGITPANIAGKGPIGLVSKSGTLTYQMMYELREIGFSTAIGIGGDPVIGTTHIDALAAFEADPETKAIVMIGEIGGDAEERAADFIRENVTKPVVGYVAGFTAPEGKTMGHAGAIVSGSAGTAQAKKEALEAAGVKVGKTPSETADLMREIIASL; translated from the coding sequence ATGTCGATCTTCCTCAACAAGGATTCCAAGGTCATCGTCCAGGGCATCACCGGCGGCGAAGGCACCAAGCACACGGCACTCATGCTCAAGGCCGGCACGCAGGTCCTCGGCGGCGTGAACGCACGCAAGGCGGGCACCACCGTGCTGCACCACGACGCGGACGGCAACCCCGTCGAGCTTCCCGTCTTCGCCTCGGTGGCCGAGGCCATCGAGAAGACCGGCGCCGACGTGTCGATCGCGTTCGTGCCCCCTGCGTTCACGAAGGACGCGATGGTCGAGGCCATCGACGCGGAGATCCCGCTGCTGGTCGTCATCACCGAGGGCGTTCCCGTCGGCGACACCGCCGAGGCCTGGGCGTACGCGCAGTCCAAGGGCAACACCACGCGCATCATCGGACCGAACTGCCCCGGCATCATCACCCCGGGCGAGTCACTGGTCGGCATCACACCGGCCAACATCGCCGGCAAGGGGCCGATCGGACTCGTCTCGAAGTCCGGCACGCTGACCTACCAGATGATGTACGAGCTGCGTGAGATCGGCTTCTCCACCGCGATCGGCATCGGCGGCGACCCGGTGATCGGCACCACGCACATCGATGCCCTCGCGGCATTCGAGGCCGACCCCGAGACGAAGGCGATCGTCATGATCGGCGAGATCGGCGGCGACGCGGAAGAGCGCGCTGCGGACTTCATCCGCGAGAACGTCACCAAGCCCGTCGTCGGCTACGTCGCGGGCTTCACCGCCCCCGAGGGCAAGACCATGGGCCACGCCGGCGCCATCGTGTCCGGCTCAGCGGGCACCGCGCAGGCCAAGAAGGAGGCCCTCGAGGCCGCCGGGGTCAAGGTCGGCAAGACGCCGTCCGAGACCGCGGACTTGATGCGCGAGATCATCGCGTCGCTCTAG
- a CDS encoding nitroreductase family deazaflavin-dependent oxidoreductase yields the protein MPLIGQYKPSTSEWARKQAERYEASDGAEANLLRGVPIIVLTTVGAKSGALRKTALMRVEHGGRYAVVASKGGDPDEPKWAGNMRANAHVELQDGGVKRDYNARELSGPERVEWWGHATAVWPAYDDYQTRTDRQIAIFVLEPIEH from the coding sequence ATGCCACTCATCGGACAGTACAAGCCCAGCACCTCGGAATGGGCCCGCAAGCAGGCCGAACGCTACGAGGCCTCCGACGGCGCTGAGGCGAACCTGCTGCGCGGGGTGCCGATCATCGTCCTCACGACCGTGGGCGCCAAATCGGGGGCGCTCCGCAAGACGGCGCTCATGCGCGTCGAGCACGGCGGTCGATACGCGGTGGTCGCGTCCAAGGGCGGCGATCCGGATGAGCCCAAGTGGGCCGGCAACATGCGCGCGAACGCGCACGTGGAGCTCCAGGACGGCGGGGTCAAGCGCGACTACAACGCTCGCGAGCTGTCCGGGCCCGAGCGCGTTGAATGGTGGGGGCATGCGACCGCGGTCTGGCCGGCGTACGACGACTACCAGACGCGCACCGACCGGCAGATCGCCATCTTCGTGCTCGAGCCGATCGAGCACTGA
- a CDS encoding formylglycine-generating enzyme family protein, translating to MNDIELASLPAGRVTLHDARRRAHRDVALESFQIGVFPVTEEQLAELLGVTASHPRTPAVNVSWFRAARFCNAASEWEGLDPAYTFEGEDVTWQVDSDGYRLPTEAEWEYACRAGSTGAHYGPLAEIAWTAADGVSAPQPVGSRLPNLNGLFDTLGNVWEWCWDLLDPARYDEYRVFRGGGFADDAWSVRASTRRGGPPRTHHDDVGFRVARGGFDGADAAQGWSAAADRERAAVDGPLPFGWTPRR from the coding sequence GTGAACGATATCGAGCTGGCGTCCCTTCCCGCCGGCAGAGTCACCCTCCATGACGCTCGTCGGCGCGCGCATCGCGATGTCGCCCTGGAGTCGTTCCAGATCGGCGTGTTCCCGGTCACGGAGGAGCAGCTTGCGGAACTGCTCGGCGTGACGGCATCCCACCCCCGAACGCCCGCAGTGAACGTCAGCTGGTTCCGCGCGGCTCGGTTCTGCAACGCCGCGTCGGAATGGGAGGGCCTGGATCCCGCCTACACGTTCGAGGGCGAGGACGTCACGTGGCAGGTCGACTCCGACGGCTACCGACTGCCGACCGAGGCCGAATGGGAGTACGCGTGTCGCGCGGGCTCGACCGGAGCGCACTACGGTCCGCTCGCCGAGATCGCGTGGACGGCGGCCGACGGCGTGAGCGCGCCGCAGCCCGTGGGCAGCCGCCTGCCGAACCTCAACGGCCTGTTCGACACGCTCGGCAACGTGTGGGAGTGGTGCTGGGACCTGCTCGACCCGGCCCGCTATGACGAGTACCGGGTGTTCCGTGGCGGCGGCTTCGCCGACGACGCCTGGAGTGTGCGGGCATCCACACGCCGCGGCGGCCCCCCACGCACGCACCACGACGACGTCGGGTTCCGGGTCGCGCGCGGCGGGTTCGACGGGGCGGATGCCGCGCAGGGCTGGTCCGCGGCGGCCGACCGCGAGCGGGCCGCCGTGGACGGACCGCTGCCGTTCGGCTGGACCCCGCGGCGCTGA
- a CDS encoding NCS2 family permease, whose protein sequence is MSTAPTSAPESTEVVDTDAPRSAFDRFFEISKRGSTIGAEIRGGLVTFVTMAYIVILNPIILSSGTDVAGDTLGFTQVAAATALTAGLMTVLFGLVTRLPFAFAAGLGINSFLAVSVVGQVTWAEAMGLVVINGLIIVLLAATGLRRMIFNAVPMQLKIAITVGIGLFIAFIGFVDAGFVTATGASSPPVGLGVEGSIGTVPTLIFVFTLLLTGILVARKVKGGILIGLVSGSIVAVVVEAIWNLGPRFADDGTVNPGGWGLSVPELPASLVSLPDLSLLGQVSFGSFERIGVLAAMMLVFTLVFTNFFDAMGTMTGLSKEARLADARGDFPRIKSALIVEGIGAVAGGLTSSSSNTVFIESGAGIGEGARTGFANVITGILFLVAMFFTPLASIVPTEVAAAALVIVGAMMMAQIRDIDFSDFSVLLPVFLSVTVMPLTYSIANGIGAGFISWVLVRSLAGKAREISPLLWIVAAGFALYFARGPVEMLLGG, encoded by the coding sequence ATGAGCACAGCACCTACGTCCGCGCCCGAAAGCACCGAGGTCGTCGACACCGACGCACCGCGCAGCGCGTTCGATCGCTTCTTCGAGATCAGCAAGCGCGGCTCGACGATCGGCGCGGAGATCCGGGGTGGTCTGGTCACGTTCGTCACGATGGCCTACATCGTGATCCTGAATCCGATCATCCTCTCCAGCGGTACGGACGTCGCCGGCGACACTCTCGGCTTCACGCAGGTCGCCGCCGCGACGGCTCTGACCGCGGGTCTGATGACGGTGCTCTTCGGGCTGGTCACACGCCTGCCGTTCGCGTTCGCGGCGGGTCTGGGCATCAACTCCTTCCTCGCGGTCTCGGTCGTCGGGCAGGTGACGTGGGCCGAGGCGATGGGCCTCGTCGTCATCAACGGCCTGATCATCGTGCTGCTGGCCGCCACCGGTCTGCGCCGCATGATCTTCAACGCGGTTCCGATGCAGCTGAAGATCGCGATCACCGTCGGCATCGGCCTGTTCATCGCGTTCATCGGATTCGTCGACGCGGGCTTCGTCACCGCGACGGGTGCGTCCTCTCCCCCGGTCGGCCTCGGTGTCGAGGGTTCGATCGGCACGGTTCCAACCCTCATCTTCGTCTTCACGCTGCTGCTGACCGGCATCCTGGTCGCCCGCAAGGTCAAGGGCGGAATCCTCATCGGTCTGGTCAGCGGCAGCATCGTCGCGGTGGTCGTCGAGGCGATCTGGAACCTCGGCCCCCGCTTCGCGGACGACGGCACGGTCAACCCCGGAGGGTGGGGCCTGTCGGTCCCCGAGCTTCCCGCGTCGCTGGTCAGCCTGCCGGACCTCTCGCTGCTCGGGCAGGTGTCGTTCGGTTCGTTCGAGCGCATCGGCGTGCTGGCGGCGATGATGCTGGTGTTCACCCTCGTCTTCACGAACTTCTTCGACGCGATGGGCACGATGACCGGCCTGTCCAAGGAGGCCCGCCTGGCCGACGCGCGGGGCGACTTCCCCCGCATCAAGTCCGCGCTGATCGTCGAAGGCATCGGCGCGGTGGCCGGTGGCCTCACGTCGAGCTCCTCGAACACCGTCTTCATCGAGTCCGGCGCGGGCATCGGCGAGGGCGCCCGCACCGGGTTCGCGAACGTGATCACCGGCATCCTGTTCCTTGTCGCGATGTTCTTCACCCCGTTGGCGTCGATCGTGCCGACCGAGGTCGCCGCGGCGGCCCTGGTGATCGTCGGGGCGATGATGATGGCGCAGATCAGGGACATCGACTTCTCCGACTTCTCGGTCCTGCTGCCGGTCTTCCTCAGCGTCACCGTGATGCCGTTGACGTACTCGATCGCCAACGGCATCGGCGCGGGCTTCATCTCCTGGGTTCTGGTCCGCTCGCTCGCCGGCAAGGCGCGCGAGATCAGCCCCCTGCTGTGGATCGTCGCCGCCGGCTTCGCGCTCTACTTCGCACGCGGTCCCGTGGAGATGCTGCTGGGAGGCTGA